DNA from Lactobacillus johnsonii:
AGTTTTAATTGTGTCTCATGGAGACTTTATTAAGACTTTGGGAATTAAATACTGGGATCAAACTACACATGATCACGATATTCCCTTTCCAGACAATGGCAGTGTGACGCGTGGAATAATTGATGATAATGGAAAATTTAAAATAATTAATTATGGTGTAAAAAACACTGACATTCCAAATCTATAAGATGCAGCTATCAAGTTGCATCTTTTTTAGTATAAGTTTGTGGGATGTTCTTTGGCAGTATGTTCTACATGTTCAATCATGGCGTCAATCATTGATAAAACGTCCGAGTCATTTAAAAAATAAAAGACATGAGTTCCATGTTTATGATGTTTAACCAAATTGTATTTTTCTAAAATGCCTAATTGTTTTGATACTACCGGCTGCGCAAGGGTGAGAGTAGTGGCAATTGTTGAGACATCGACTTCTTTTGAAGCATTCCGTAAAAAAAATAAAATTGAAATTCGTCTACTATTGCTTAAAACTTTATAGATTTTAGCTGCTTCACTGACTAAATTTGTATCTGTTTGTGTCATAATTTAGCACCTCTTATTGACAATATATCAAAAATGGAATATTATACTTTCTGCAATAAGTATACCAAATTCGATATATTTATGGAGAAAAAATATGAAGGATAAATCATCACTACGTTACTTTTGGGTAACTTTATTAAATATTATTATTACAATTGCGGAATTTATCGGTGGAGCCGTTTCAGGCTCACTTGCTCTGCTTTCGGATGCCGTACATAATTTAAGCGATGTTGGATCAATTATTTTGGCCTTTGTGGCCAATTTAATTGCTAAGAGGAAGCGAAATAATAGCAAGACCTTTGGATATGATCGAGCGGAAATACTAGCAGCTTTTACTAATGGGATAATTTTAATAGTAATCAGTATTTATTTATTTATCGAAGGAATCCAGCGATTTAGTCATCCAGAACCAATTAAAGGAAAAATTATGCTAATTGTTTCTTTAATTGGGTTAGCTGCTAATTTAATTTCAATGCTAGTAGTCATGCAGGAAGCTAAGACGAGTCTTAATGCAAAAGCTACATTTTTAAATATGCTTTCAGATGCAATAACTAGTGTAGCAGTTGTTATTGGAGCGATTGTGATTTCAATTTGGAAAATTTACTGGGTCGATCCAGTCTTAACGATAGCAGCTTCCGTCTTTTTACTTAAAGAAGCTTATGAAGTTACTATCAAAGCGGCTAATATTTTAATGGAAACTAATCCTAGTATCAATTTAAATAAGATAAATGAATTAGTTTTGTCTTGTCCACATGTGAATAACATTCACCATGTGCATGTTTGGCAATATTCAGACAATGTAACGATGTTAGACGCACATATTAATGTGGATAAAAATCTAGATGCTGTGCAATTAGAAAAGATATACACAGAAATTGCTAAAAAATTAAAGCCACTTGGAATTAACCATGTGACACTTCAAGCAGAATGCACACGTGGAATTAGCGATAAGATGATTTTTGATGATAAAGAAGATTAGTTAATCTGGTTTTGCTGCTATTTGGTAAAATAGTGGCAAAGCCTTTTATTTTAAGGAGAAAAAATGAAATTCGATACTAATGATCTAAAAGAAAATCTAAAAAATTATCAAAAGAAAGCTACAGACCAATTTAAGGACTTTGCTGAAAATGATTGGCCTGATATCAAAGACCACCTAACTAAAAAAGGACAACAAGGTGGGGATTTTTTGAGGCAAAATGGTGGAAAAGCTTATCAGAATTCGGTTAAAGCTTTTAAGAAAGCAGTTCGAAACTTAGACCAAAAAGTAAATGGTACAAGCATACACAAGGATGATAAATAAAATGAAGGTAAATATTTGGGTTGCAGTAATAGTTTTATTGGTTGGATTATGGGATTTATATACAGCCTATAACCGGTATCAAAAACATAAAGTAACAACAAAAGAAGTTCAAAGTGATACTACTAATGGAACAAGAAAGTTGAGTACTAGTATTCCATCTGATAGGAAAGCTGATATCATTTCTTTTACAATCTTAGGTATCGTTTTTACTATTACGGGAATTGTTTTGTTTTTTATGGTTTAAGTGAGGAAGGTGAGAAGAAAGTTGGCCAAATTAGTTTTAGTCAGGCATGGTGAAAGTATAGCTAATCGTGACAATGTTTATACAGGCTGGAATGATGTGCCTTTAAGTAAAAAGGGGATTGAACAGGCGAAAAATGCAGGTCTTAAGGTGGAAAAAATAGCTGGATTTGTGCCAACGCATATTCATACTTCTGTCTTATCACGCGCAATTATGACGGCTAATATTATTGCGGATGTTTGCAGCTTTTTATATTTACCTATTACTAAGACTTGGCGTTTAAATGAGCGTCACTATGGAGCGCTTCGCGGTATTAATAAGGATGTTTCAAAGAAAATTTTTGGTACTAAGCAAGTCTTAGAATGGAGACGTGGTTTTGACAGTGTACCTCCTTTATTAACGCAGCCTGTCCAAGATCGTAGATATCAAAAGTATGATATGCGTCTAATGCCCCAAGGAGAAAGTTTACATCAAACGCAGGAGAGATTAATGCCTTATTTTTGGGATCATATTGCACCTGAATTAATGGCAGGTCATGATCAATTGGTTGTAGCCCATGGCTCAAGTTTACGTGCTTTGATTAAAAAAATTGAAGATATCAGTAATGAAGATATTGTAAAAGTAGAAGTGCCCAATGCAGAGCCGATTGTTTATACTTTTGATACTGATTTGCATATTGTAAAGAAAGAAATTTTACATTAATTGAGTAGCCAACTGGTCTACTCTTTTTTAATAGTTTGTATAGGTATTTTTATGGTAAAATTTTTTACGAGTATATTTGAACAAATTCTTGTAGAGTAGGAGAAAATAATGCGTAAAATATTTTTACTAAGAGGAGCACCTGGATCTGGAAAATCTTCCTTTATTGCTCGTCACCACTTGCAGCCTTACGCTATTTCTCGTGATGAAATTAGGCTGCTATTAGCTGATTTGACGGTTTATTATGAGGAAAGTACAGATCACCTGCATCAAGTTATTCCACGCCATGTTACTGTACGTACAGAGCAAATGGTTGATAATTTGGTACAGCATAAGATGGCCTATGGAGAAACTATCATTGTCGATGGGACTCATATCACGCCAGATAAAATTGAACATTTTCGTCCATGGGTTGAAAAGTATCGCTATGAGTTATTTGTAGTCGATTTAATGCAAAATAACACTCTAGAAAGCTTACTACAGCGTAATCAGGTTAGAATGCACTATGACTGGGTAAAACCTGACGTAATTAAAATGATGTATGAGCAATATAAAGCTCATCCGGAAGTTCCATCTTGGGCTTATTCAATTTTACCGAATGGAATGGAACGGGCCTTAAGTCAAAAAGAAAAGAATTTAGATCATTATTCACATGTGATTTGTGTACCAGATAAGGTAAGACCAGAAGACTTTCCACATGTGCATATTTCTAACTTTTACTTTTCTTTTAATGATGAATTTACTAAAAAATACGGAACATATAGGAACGTTATAACTTTAGGTAAAACTAGAGAAGAAGTAATCGAACAATTTAGGCTTCCATATTTTGTATTTAAATTCCACCATAAGCACTTTTTAATTTCTGCATATCCAATTCGAAATGAAATGTTAGATCCTATTCGAAAAGTAAAGGGAGTTTGGTCCTATTCAACTGGACTATATAATATTGCTGATTTTGTAAAAGAATTTCCAGAGAACGAACACCAGCATGTTCATCAATTTAATTTAAGTAAGATTGATCCCACACGTTTATTACATATTTGGTAGTAAAAAATGAGAAGGTAAAACCTTCTCATTTTTTTGTTAATTTAAATAGACTTTAATGGAAAAATAGCGATAATGTTCTTTTTAAGATACGGATAAGATTGAAAAAATAAAAGTCTCTTTTGCAAATCCTGTTGATGGATAATTTTAAGAAGGAATTAAGCAGCTAAAAAGTGATATGAACCCAAAAATTAGGACATATTATTAAACTGTTTGATTTAAAACCATATTTCGATATTGAATCGGAGTATGGTTTTTTATTGAGCTCTTAATTCTAAAATTATTATAGTAATAAATATACTCTTTGATTGCATCTTCTAGTTCATCTAAATTCTTAAAATTTTTTTCAAAGCCATACCACATTTCTCGCTTTAAGATACCAAAAAATCCTTCCATTAATCCATCATCTAATGAATTACCTTTTCTAGACATTGATTGCTCAATACCATGATCTGTAAGCTATTTTTGAAAGGTAGAATGTTGATATTGCCATCCTTGATCAGTGTGAAAAATAAGACCATTTAGAGAAGGATGAGCTTTATAAGCTAGGTCAAGCATGGTCATTACTTGTTCTAAAACTGGACGGCGACTTAATGTATAAGAAATTATCTCATGGGTACACCCATCCATAATTGGTGATAAATATAATTTTTCGCCGTTTAAATGAAACTCAGTTATATCTGAATACCACTTTCTATCTGGTAAAATGGCTAAAAAATTGCGACAGATCAAATTAGGTTTGATTTCACCTACAGTTCCTCGATAACTTGAATATCTTTTTCTACGTCTAATGGCAATACCAAATAAATGCATCTTTTTCATCAGACGCTTTACTTTCTTATGATTGATTTTAATTCCTTCAATGTGCAATTGAGCTGTAATTCTTCTATAGCCGTAGCGATGTTTATGTTCCTCAAATATTTCTTTGATACGTTTCATGATCTGATGATTTTTTGAATCTTTATCATTTTGTTTTAGAACATAGTAATAATTACTTTTAGATAAGTGAGGTAAATCAGGATTAGAATTGATTACATTTAATATGAAACTGACGGTTACATGAAGTTCTTGCCTTAGTTCAGTAACCACCTGAGCTATTTCTGGTGCTTTTGGTTTTTTCTTTTGGAAACTAAGGCGCTCAATTTTTTTACAAATTCGTTTTCGACAGTAAGCTTGAGATTCTCTTGTTTTAAGTCTTTTACTTGTTTTTGTAGTTCTTTGATTTGTTGGTCTTTGCTTTTCATGATGTGGTCTGCCTTTCTTATGATTAATGACATTATACCCATCCTCTTTATATTTGCGAAGCCAATTATAGATCATACCTGAGCTTGGCAATCCTAAGTCTAATGAAACTTAATTCGCTGGTTCATCGTTAATCAATATTCTTTTAATGGCAGTTTTCTTAAATTCTACCGAATAAGAAGAATATGATTTATTCAAAATTTCTAAGCCGTGAAGGTCTATTAGACGGATTAAATAATATAAATTGTCAGGTCTTACTCCATATTCTCTACCTAGTTGAGATAGTGACTTATGATAATGCTTCCAATTATTGTAGATGTCAATTTTGTCTTGCTTAGATAATTTAGACATAATAAAAACCTCGAAATTCTTGTCCGAATTTCGGGGTTCATATCAATATATTTCTTATACGCATATCCTTTTATATTTAATGTTATATTTTTCAAGTCTATACCCTATATACTACATTATAATCAAAAGCACTTAAGTAGAAATATATAAAAAATGAAATAATATAATTCGTTATTTTTAAGAATTGATCCAATTTTGCTAATTTATAATTTTATTCTTCTTGCCTAAGTAGATAACCATTCTTTTCACGATTATATTACTATAGTTACATCACTATAATTAGTAACTTAATTCACAATATAATAAATAAAGGCTGGCTATAGATAAACAATAGCTTATTATAAAGGTTTTTAGCTCTTATATTTGATCCTTTTTATTTGTAGTTTGTGAAACATGAGACTAGTATACACATGAGCAGATTAATAAATAACATATTGATTTTGTTTATTGTATATATTTAAAGGAGAGAGAAAAATGGAGAATTCTCATAAATCAGGATCTGCCAAAAAGCAAGCCTTTATCTCCATATGGACTCTAACTCTAATGAACGTGGCAATTATCGCTGGTTTAGGTAATGACGTTCAAGAAGCCTTTTATGGTTTATCGTCAGTTACCTATTTTGCCATCGGTGCTATTTGCTTCTTCATTCCTACAGCTTTAGTAGCTGCAGAGCTAGCCTCTGGCTGGAGCAACCGTGGCGGTATTTTCCGCTGGGTTGGCGAAGGTTTAGGAAAAGGATGGGCATTAACTTGTCTGTTAATTTTATGGTTTCAGGTAATGATTAACTTCGGGATGGGGATGCCGAGTTCCGCTGCAACTATTTTGTTCTACACGCCAATGTATAACAAAGCAGTTGCCTTTGCTCAAAATCCTACCCACGTTGTTTTAATCATGACCGGATGGATTATTTTATATTGGATCATGGCTATCATTGCTAATAGAGGTGTTAAAACTTTTACCACTATTACAAAATATGGTGTCTTAATTGGAACACTTATACCATTAGCAGTAATGATTATCCTAACTATCGTTTTGTTATGTCAGGGACATACACCTGCTATTTCCATGGTACCAAAACAATTAATTCCAAAATGGAACGGGATGAGTACTTTAGCCCTCGCAGCTGGTGTATTCTTCTCTTATACTGGAATCGATGAAAATGCTGCTTTCATTAAACGATTACGGCACCCTGAAAAAGACTTTGTATCTTCAATTTTCATTACTTTGATCTTAGTGTTCTTAATCTTCGTAGTAGGTACTGTAATCATCGCAATGATCGTTCCAGAAAAACAAATTAATGTTTTATATTCATTAGTTACCGTATTTAAAGTTCTTGGTGAAACCTTTGCCTTTCCTTGGTTGTATCTAGTTCTAATGTGGGTCGGACTTTTCAATTTAGTTGCTTCTACTGTGACTGAACTAGCAGCTCCATCAGTTATGCTTGCCCAAGCTGGTAGTAGTGTTTTTTTACCAAAATGGTTACAAAAGAAAAACAAGCATGGAATGCCTGCTCGACTAGTTTATGTCCAAATGGCTGGAATGACTATTATTGCATATTTATTCAAATTAATTCCAAACGTAGAAGGATTCGTAATTTTATTAACACAGTGTGTCACTGTTCTATATCTTTTCTACTACATTCTAATGTTTGTCGCATTCTTACGTTACCAACAACCTAACCGTCCTCGTTCATTTAAAGTACCTGGTGGTAAAGTAGGAGCTTGGATTATTGCCAGTGTTGGTCTTATTTCATCAGTTTTCGGTATAGTTCTTGCCTTTTATCCACCAGCACAAGTTAAAGCTGAAGTTGGCTCCCCTGTCACTTATGTCGTTGTTATCGCAGTTTTAGTTGCTGTTGTATTACTTACTTGTTTAGGACTTTATCTTCTTTCTAAGAAGCACCCAAATTGGGTAAATCCAAAAAACGAATTTGCTCCATTTACTTGGGAAATTGAAGGATTGAAGAAGCCTGAAAAAGTTACATCAAACATTCCTACTGTATTGATGTCTAAAGGACAGAATCCAATGAGGATGCCTATTAAGCGCCCATATAAACCTGATCAACAAGTAGCTAAATCAGTAGTTGATGCAGACGAACGGAATGAGTCAGTTGAAGAGAATCAAAGCTAATTTATAGTAGACACAAAATATATTTCTATCCTTTTGATGAATATTTCTTATATTTCATCAAAAGGATTTTTTTGTTTAAAAACCTTATTTAACTTTAAATAATGAAATGAAAAAAGGAATCAAACAGCTCTTTGATATGAACCCCGAAATTCGGACAAGAATTTCGAGGTTTTTATTATGTCTAAATTATCTAAGCAAGACAAAATTGACATCTACAATAATTGGAAGCATTATCATAAGTCACTATCTCAACTAGGTAGAGAATATGGAGTAAGACCTGACAATTTATATTATTTAATCCGTCTAATAGACCTTCACGGCTTAGAAATTTTGAATAAATCATATTCTTCTTATTCGGTAGAATTTAAGAAAACTGCCATTAAAAGAATATTGATTAACGATGAACCAGCGAATTAAGTTTCATTAGACTTAGGATTGCCAAGCTCAGGTATGATCTATAATTGGCTTCGCAAATATAAAGAGGATGGGTATAATGTCATTAATCATAAGAAAGGCAGACCACATCATGAAAAGCAAAGACCAACAAATCAAAGAACTACAAAAACAAGTAAAAGACTTAAAACAAGAGAATCTCAAGCTTACTGTCGAAAACGAATTTGTAAAAAAATTGAGCGCCTTAGTTTCCAAAAGAAAAAACCAAAAGCACCAGAAATAGCTCAGGTGGTTACTGAACTAAGGCAAGAACTTCATGTAACCGTCAGTTTCATATTAAATGTAATCAATTCTAATCCTGATTTACCTCACTTATCTAAAAGTAATTATTACTATGTTCTAAAACAAAATGATAAAGATTCAAAAAATCATCAGATCATGAAACGTATCAAAGAAATATTTGAGGAACATAAACATCGCTACGGCTATAGAAGAATTACAGCTCAATTGCACATTGAAGGAATTAAAATCAATCATAAGAAAGTAAAGCGTCTGATGAAAAAGATGCATTTATTTGGTATTGCCATTAGACGTAGAAAAAGATATTCA
Protein-coding regions in this window:
- a CDS encoding ArsR/SmtB family transcription factor, whose protein sequence is MTQTDTNLVSEAAKIYKVLSNSRRISILFFLRNASKEVDVSTIATTLTLAQPVVSKQLGILEKYNLVKHHKHGTHVFYFLNDSDVLSMIDAMIEHVEHTAKEHPTNLY
- a CDS encoding APC family permease, yielding MENSHKSGSAKKQAFISIWTLTLMNVAIIAGLGNDVQEAFYGLSSVTYFAIGAICFFIPTALVAAELASGWSNRGGIFRWVGEGLGKGWALTCLLILWFQVMINFGMGMPSSAATILFYTPMYNKAVAFAQNPTHVVLIMTGWIILYWIMAIIANRGVKTFTTITKYGVLIGTLIPLAVMIILTIVLLCQGHTPAISMVPKQLIPKWNGMSTLALAAGVFFSYTGIDENAAFIKRLRHPEKDFVSSIFITLILVFLIFVVGTVIIAMIVPEKQINVLYSLVTVFKVLGETFAFPWLYLVLMWVGLFNLVASTVTELAAPSVMLAQAGSSVFLPKWLQKKNKHGMPARLVYVQMAGMTIIAYLFKLIPNVEGFVILLTQCVTVLYLFYYILMFVAFLRYQQPNRPRSFKVPGGKVGAWIIASVGLISSVFGIVLAFYPPAQVKAEVGSPVTYVVVIAVLVAVVLLTCLGLYLLSKKHPNWVNPKNEFAPFTWEIEGLKKPEKVTSNIPTVLMSKGQNPMRMPIKRPYKPDQQVAKSVVDADERNESVEENQS
- a CDS encoding 2,3-bisphosphoglycerate-dependent phosphoglycerate mutase, whose product is MAKLVLVRHGESIANRDNVYTGWNDVPLSKKGIEQAKNAGLKVEKIAGFVPTHIHTSVLSRAIMTANIIADVCSFLYLPITKTWRLNERHYGALRGINKDVSKKIFGTKQVLEWRRGFDSVPPLLTQPVQDRRYQKYDMRLMPQGESLHQTQERLMPYFWDHIAPELMAGHDQLVVAHGSSLRALIKKIEDISNEDIVKVEVPNAEPIVYTFDTDLHIVKKEILH
- a CDS encoding cation diffusion facilitator family transporter, with product MKDKSSLRYFWVTLLNIIITIAEFIGGAVSGSLALLSDAVHNLSDVGSIILAFVANLIAKRKRNNSKTFGYDRAEILAAFTNGIILIVISIYLFIEGIQRFSHPEPIKGKIMLIVSLIGLAANLISMLVVMQEAKTSLNAKATFLNMLSDAITSVAVVIGAIVISIWKIYWVDPVLTIAASVFLLKEAYEVTIKAANILMETNPSINLNKINELVLSCPHVNNIHHVHVWQYSDNVTMLDAHINVDKNLDAVQLEKIYTEIAKKLKPLGINHVTLQAECTRGISDKMIFDDKED
- a CDS encoding AAA family ATPase; amino-acid sequence: MRKIFLLRGAPGSGKSSFIARHHLQPYAISRDEIRLLLADLTVYYEESTDHLHQVIPRHVTVRTEQMVDNLVQHKMAYGETIIVDGTHITPDKIEHFRPWVEKYRYELFVVDLMQNNTLESLLQRNQVRMHYDWVKPDVIKMMYEQYKAHPEVPSWAYSILPNGMERALSQKEKNLDHYSHVICVPDKVRPEDFPHVHISNFYFSFNDEFTKKYGTYRNVITLGKTREEVIEQFRLPYFVFKFHHKHFLISAYPIRNEMLDPIRKVKGVWSYSTGLYNIADFVKEFPENEHQHVHQFNLSKIDPTRLLHIW